GTGTCGAGCTCGGCAATGTAAATGCCTTCGGCGTTCTGTTCGGTGATGTAGACGAAACGTGACTGAAACTGTTTAACCAGCTTTGCGCGCAAATCGCCCAGTACGAACAAAGCATGCATATCGAGATTACTTACTGCCAAGGAACCATCCCCACATCTGAAAATGACGTCGTACGCCGCAAAGGCGCACAACAGAAAAAAGCGGCAATGCCGAGGTATAGCCAGATAATCCGGGAATGAGCAGAGGGCCCATTCATCGCGAGGTTGAGAAGGTTACTGGAACATGCCTCACGTCGTCTTGCCTGGCGGTCGTCAGATACTGAAGGAAAAGTCCCTTCTGACGGCCAGAGAAAACCGGATTACTAACTTTAGGGAAAAATCTCTTTAAAAAAAGCACTTTTCCGACATATCGCCAGTAAAAAATTGCTTTAGATGGGCAGCAAACGCCAACCGTTAATGACGATTCTAGAGCAGCCATGCTCAACGAGACTACCCAAAACAACGTACACACGTCGGTAAAACCACGAAAAGGACTTCATATGTGCACACTGACTCATTTCGTCCAGCCTTACACACGGCAGACAAACGGCTCATCTCCTCTGCATTCGATGGGGCTCCACAAGCAGGACTTCCTGCCTGAAGAGCCTCTACTCCCACGTTTTCAGGTGGTATTGGCCGGCACTGCCTTTTTCCACATCAGAGAAATATCCACCGGATGTGTAAGAGGTTTCCGCGGCAACCATAACGAAGCCTGCGCCCTTGCCCGTTCACTCGAGGCACGTAGCTGGCCCTTCATTCCATAGACGTTTCGTCACACCGGCGACTTAACTCAGCCGCCGGCAGGCAACTACTGCCATACTGCCCGCCCCATGAAACCCGCCCCCCGGGGCGGCGTTTCACCACAATTGTTTCCAAGGGAAGACTGCTACGTGACGGAATTTGATATCGGTGAATTTTTTATCCGGGGCGAAGCCAGAGAAGTCGAAGGCGAATTCCAGGCAGTCATTATCATGCGTGCCAAACCGCCGTTGACCACTGTGACGTATCACCAGGTCGAAAAGGATCGCTGGTTCAAGACTGCGGATGTCGCGACCGTCGCTGCCCAGGAAGCCGCAAAAGCCCTGAAGCTTGCCGTCGATGAAGGGGCATTGAACGCCTGAGACGGGTGTGGACACACAGCCAGGTACAAACGGGGACAGCGCGATGTGCATGGCCGCCAGTGCAACGAGACAGGGAACAGCCTATTTCCCGGCCTGAGAGATGTCTGCGGCGTGCCAGTCCTGCACAGATAGCACGCCTTTATCTCGACAACGGGTCAGATCAGCTTGCGTTTGACCGCTTCATCAAGCGTGCTCTGGGTCAGGTGTGTGAGCACCGCGTCCCCACGCTCATTGAACGGCAAGCCGACAATCAGCAAAACCTGCATCCAGGTACGAGTCCTCTCCTGCTTGACGATTTTGCCCAACACGTTGCCTTCCCGATCCTTGAACACCGTTTCCAGCGTGAAGGTGTTGCTGAACGTTGTCGGAATCACGAAGAGCGTGAAGCCTGTCAGCCAGGCACTCGCGATATTCCCCTGCTCGTTATTGGTCAAAGTACTCGTCACGTACAGGCTCGAGTCGACCTTGTCCGTAGTCACGCTCTTGAACTGCCCGGACTCCTTGAAGGTTTCCAGCATCTTCTGCTCCACCAGCGCCGCATTGCCGACGCCACCTGACAGTTCGCCGTTGAATTGCTGCTGGGTGGTTACGTGCAGATAAGCAATGGGCTTGTCCTGCCGCGCTTGCACGAGTGGCCACTGATCCACCGGCGCCAACTCATGCTGGGAGTAAGAAATGCAGCCCGTCAGGGTGCTGCTGACCAAAAACAGCAAAAACAATAGGTACTTATTCATGTGCAGCCAGTTCCTTTGACGGTGTACGCAATTGAGGGGTGGCACTGGCCAGTAATTGAGCGATCAAGTCGCGCAACTGGGAACCGCCCAGACGCGGATTGAGGTAGTCGGCGTTCCACATGCCGACATTTTTGTCGAGCTTGACCTGCTCGACCGACCTGGCCAGTTGCTTGCCCTGACGGTCTTCGATGATCAGTTCGCCGGCGAGGTCGTATTTGTCGACGTAAATCGGCCCATCAACCCAGATCCAGAGGGTCAACGTCACCAGCGCTCCGGGGATGTAAGCCGGGTGCACGGTACGTTTGCCTGCCAGTGAGGTCAGGTTGAACTTGAGCACCACGTCGTCTTCGCCAGCCTTGACCGGGAATACCACGATTCGCTTGAAGTAGTCGCTTTTATCGACATAGGCGCTGACCTGCTCGGTCAGTTGTCGGCTGCCGGCGACACGCACCTTGTCATCCAGCTCGGGGGCGGAAATCACCACGTCACTGATCTCGGCACTACGATCAAGGGTGGAAGACGCGGGCTTCAAGGGCTCGCCAATGGGACCCAGCGGCGTGAAAGACACGCAGCCGGTCAACGACAGGCCAAGTGCGATGGCCATCAGATAAACAAGACGCTTCACTGCTTACATCCTTTTCATGCGGGATCGGGGGCGGGTCGAGTTGAAAGAAGATCACGCAACGGATGGGGCGGATCGGCACCGCAAGGCGCTGAACTTGAGACGACGACATCCATGTACGGACTCTTTGAATGGCGCCTTGGTGACGCCAGAAACGCGACCGCATCGTAATCGCTGGAACAACGACAGGCAATTGCTCGTTGCCATCACTGGTGGCAAATTCTGAAAAAGCTGCTAAACCCCTATCGAACTCTAGGCGCGACGGATTATCGGCAAGGAGATGAAGATGGATTCACCCACTCATGATTTGAAAGGCCTGTTCGACCAGCTCGGCCTGGATTCCAGCGAAAAAGCCATCGACGATTTCATTGCCCGTCATTCCCCCTTGCCCGATGACCAGAAACTCATCGACGCCGAGTTCTGGACCCCACAACAAGCAGGCTTCCTCAAGGAACAACTGCGTGAAGACGCCGATTGGGCGCATGTGGTCGACGACCTGAACCTGCGCATGCACCAGATCCATTAGCCCGGGACTCAATGCAGGCTGTCGGACCTCTCACCGAGGACGCTCTGGTTTGTAACCCAAGCGCAAACCACCCCAATGGCGGCCCTTGAGCATGATCGGCACCGACAGGTCGTGCATCAGTTCACCGGTGTCGCGGGTGTAAGTCTGCAACAACACGGCCTGTTGATGGCTGCCACAGCGGATCACGGTGCGGTCGGCGAATTTGCGTTTGGTGCGGTTTTGCAAGGTATCGACCTGCACATCACCGGTAGATCAATCGAAGTGAGTGAGATTTTTCGGACGAAAAAAAGCTTCGCGGGCAAGTCGGATCGCCGCACCGCTCTTACAGGGTTCACGTAATCCTGTAGGAGCGAGCGGTGCGGCGATCCGACTTGCCCGCGAAGGGGGCGCTACGAAATCAGGCCTGACGCTGGTGCTTGTCGATCTGTTCGTGACGCTCTTGGGCTTCGATGCAGTACTTGGTGGTCGGGCTGATCAGCAGGCGTTTCAGGCCAATGGCCTCGCCGCTGTCATCGCACCAGCCGAAGCTGTCTTCCTTGATGCGCTCCAGGGCCTGTTCCAACTGAGGCAGCATGCGCTGATCGCGATCGATCGCGTTCACCAGCCAGGTGCGCTCTTCTTCGACGGAAGCCGCGTCAGCCGGATCGGCCGGGGTGTCCAGGCTCTCGATGGCGATGCGATTCTGTTCGATGCGCTCGTGGGTTTCGACTTTCATGTTCTGCAACAGCTCTGAGAAAAAAGCATGTTGCTCGGCATTCATGTAGTCATCCGCCGGCATGGCCAGCAACTTGTCCTTTGTCATTGATATCTCTATAAAAAAACGTGCATTAAGGCGAATTAGGGAGCGATCCGTTGAACCTTTAGCGGTCATTGGAAAGGCGCCGTTTATTCCAAGCGCCACCCGGCACTCAATTTACGAGGGGCGGCAGTCTAAGGCCGACTTGAGGCCTCAGCAACTGAAAAGACAGCAAATTTGTGCGACAAAGCCCTGAAAGTGCGCTATGGCAGGCTTTAAGGCGCTTATCGGAGTGCGTTTATAGCAAGAAATTCAGTCGCACGGCTGTATATAGAAGACAAACGGCCGCGCCACGCGGATCAGGCGTGGCGCATTTACGCATTTCATCCGGTTCAGCGCTTGAGTTTGCGCGTGTTGCGGTATGGGTCAATGACCACCGCGCCACCCTCATCAGCCCGCCGCTTCTACCTGAGGTAAAGCGGCGTAGCAGTGTCTGAACAGCGTCAGTGCGTGAGCA
The window above is part of the Pseudomonas sp. B21-048 genome. Proteins encoded here:
- a CDS encoding TraR/DksA family transcriptional regulator, with amino-acid sequence MTKDKLLAMPADDYMNAEQHAFFSELLQNMKVETHERIEQNRIAIESLDTPADPADAASVEEERTWLVNAIDRDQRMLPQLEQALERIKEDSFGWCDDSGEAIGLKRLLISPTTKYCIEAQERHEQIDKHQRQA
- a CDS encoding DUF2789 domain-containing protein, with product MDSPTHDLKGLFDQLGLDSSEKAIDDFIARHSPLPDDQKLIDAEFWTPQQAGFLKEQLREDADWAHVVDDLNLRMHQIH